The Ciconia boyciana chromosome 15, ASM3463844v1, whole genome shotgun sequence genome has a segment encoding these proteins:
- the C15H22orf39 gene encoding synaptic plasticity regulator PANTS isoform X1: protein MAGGEGWRPPRSCEDYWWEWKHCRGLRHAFHHYYAHGEMPACGRWRDDYEACRAWESGRAAAAQEALCKSERARVMEKQKYAPVWTLRKSPPPDWISSQQATPKLTRT from the exons ATGGCGGGCGGCGAGGGCTGGCGG cccccgcggTCGTGCGAGGACTACTGGTGGGAGTGGAAGCACTGCCGCGGGCTGCGGCACGCCTTCCACCACTACTACGCGCACGGGGAGATGCCGGCCTGCGGCCGCTGGCGGGACGACTACGAGGCCTGCCGCGCCTGGGAgagcggccgcgccgccgccgcgcag GAAGCTTTGTGCAAGAGTGAAAGAGCTCGAGttatggaaaagcagaaatatgctCCAGTGTGGACGCTCAGGAAGAGCCCGCCCCCTGACTG GATTTCATCTCAGCAAGCAACTCCTAAGTTAACGCGTACGTGA
- the C15H22orf39 gene encoding synaptic plasticity regulator PANTS isoform X2, whose product MAGGEGWRPPRSCEDYWWEWKHCRGLRHAFHHYYAHGEMPACGRWRDDYEACRAWESGRAAAAQEALCKSERARVMEKQKYAPVWTLRKSPPPDWYLPLDQDKPN is encoded by the exons ATGGCGGGCGGCGAGGGCTGGCGG cccccgcggTCGTGCGAGGACTACTGGTGGGAGTGGAAGCACTGCCGCGGGCTGCGGCACGCCTTCCACCACTACTACGCGCACGGGGAGATGCCGGCCTGCGGCCGCTGGCGGGACGACTACGAGGCCTGCCGCGCCTGGGAgagcggccgcgccgccgccgcgcag GAAGCTTTGTGCAAGAGTGAAAGAGCTCGAGttatggaaaagcagaaatatgctCCAGTGTGGACGCTCAGGAAGAGCCCGCCCCCTGACTGGTATCTTCCACTTGACCAAGACAAACCCAATTAG
- the UFD1 gene encoding ubiquitin recognition factor in ER-associated degradation protein 1 isoform X6 gives MTVIMPPSALDQLSRLNITYPMLFKLTNKNSDRMTHCGVLEFVADEGICYLPHWMMQNLLLEEGGLVQVESVNLQVATYSKFQPQSPDFLDITNPKAVLENALRNFACLTTGDVIAINYNEKIYELRVMETKPDKAVSIIECDMNVDFDAPLGYKEPERSAQHEETTDVEADHSGYVSDIGFRAFSGSGNRLDGKKKGVEPSPSPIKPGDIRRGIPNYDFKIGRITFIRNSRPLVKKVEEDESGSRFIAFSGEGQSLRKKGRKP, from the exons GCCGACTTAATATTACTTACCCGATGCTGTTTAAGCTGACCAATAAAAATTCAGACCGAATGACGCACTGCGGAGTGCTTGAATTTGTGGCTGATGAGGGCATATGTTACCTTCCGCACTGG ATGATGCAGAACTTGCTGCTGGAAGAGGGAGGCCTGGTGCAAGTGGAGAGTGTTAATCTTCAAGTTGCTACTTACTCAAAATTTCAGCCACAGAGTCCAGATTTTCTTGACATCACCAATCCCAAAGCTGT ATTAGAAAATGCATTGAGAAACTTCGCTTGTCTAACTACTGGGGATGTTATTGCCATCAACTACAATGAAAAG ATCTATGAGCTTCGGGTAATGGAGACCAAACCGGATAAGGCTGTGTCCATCATAGAATGCGATATGAAC GTGGATTTTGATGCTCCTTTGGGGTACAAAGAACCAGAAAGAAGTGCACAACACGAGGAGACCACA GATGTTGAAGCAGACCATAGTGGTTATGTGAGTGACATAGGATTTCGT GCGTTCTCTGGTTCTGGGAACAGATTGGATGGCAAGAAGAAAGGTGTTGAGCCTAGTCCATCGCCAATTAAACCAGGAGACATTCGAAG AGGAATACCCAACTATGACTTCAAGATTGGTAGAATCACGTTCATTAGAAACTCACGTCCACTAGTTAAGAAAGTTGAAGAG gaTGAATCTGGAAGCCGGTTTATTGCCTTTTCAGGAGAAGGCCAGTCTCTGCgcaagaagggaagaaaaccctAA